One window from the genome of Hydractinia symbiolongicarpus strain clone_291-10 chromosome 1, HSymV2.1, whole genome shotgun sequence encodes:
- the LOC130642411 gene encoding jouberin-like yields the protein MEAEESETSLLKKKNKEAKKLNAARERTHARFEALLNVGSGSEDISEATPKKSKKKERTRTADAALVKPKRNSLTKKRSRSQENLLKTENDTDISSAADMTRKTSRKQKDIQNNETSTITKKKKKRAKQAVPSGGTADGTENDAYEDQSLADSATVNTADDEMSQAKNDMANLAKKKMRKKKRQQKMSTADRIIHALEKKHYDDGLLLCIIIHKADQLRPDSRVHHPVIRVHVVNMETGQYIKKTSSTRNVTSIFESKNEKVDYVLPMMTKPFDFMKNRSFTPYWEETLIYNDVYSYFLQREEHDPPVIVFFELLDFMQMNLKRKEFVKTDKGWYRIAWAFLKLVSPTGSTNTDKKCRLQFYQPITRVRVQKEDNAAIEIFQWWKYGTRVKYSSTLYVTVKGVLPPQDMNPATRSMFPLQEERGDMTFEELNKSLEAPVSSDHESSNQMWTKLPGQVNRIPNKMEAALPTAKKGCSTVRFSNDGRYLACACSTNDAFPILIYEFPDGKLLCSFTSHFGLVYDLCWSMNGKELLSASADSTVRCWDTKRFSTAAIKVFPHPSYVYTCKYHLKHQALVLTGSYDRTIRIWNKISDSVHGILLRELSGHRGYVNTMALSPDGTRFFSGDSAGLVIEWSCFTEKKKRSEISEVVNRWKNVKNIELEELKGTAISTLLVHPGQMKLLIHSKDSLIRMFDLRSYGVLKTYVGGVNFKEHIHACFSVCGTFIFCGTENGFVHVWNTETGDHVFTYKDLNIIKAVADIHFHPHDNFIAFCCYGNGEPVVIYSYDPKVHLDLKSPTIKSTDAKSFDTQKSLEETTELYNSMRMSSTITNDAKRMERVQKKLQSVTTRSMDDLTTTATKNRVTFRDLSPLSHEASPRVDPKQTMLSTWGSDFTYTAPLSPALIPNSPHSQQHLGASGRFFGRSSSIPSSPLPTYDHSQSINMRLQDETLTYSQLRSSTKPVFTFNQPQKIKSSPSLEKKKVVSLYEYKPNRADELALQPNDLITVLYEDNENWWMGQLQDGRQGYFPVNYVMEADESYSKKSSLPTKKKNVTHSAAVDKHGDFKIISGTESDTAVDVKRARKKRHQRREANKKEEDGNESVC from the exons ATGGAAGCAGAAGAATCAGAAACATCTT tacttaagaagaaaaataaagagGCAAAGAAATTAAACGCTGCAAGAGAAAGAACTCATGCAAGATTTGAAGCTCTCTTAAACGTTGGGTCTGGCAGTGAAGACAT CTCGGAGGCAactccaaaaaaatcaaaaaagaaggAAAGAACTAGAACTGCTGATGCTGCTTTG GTAAAGCCAAAACGAAATTCTCTCACAAAGAAACGTTCACGATCACAAGAAAATTTGCTTAAAACGGAGA ATGACACAGACATATCTAGTGCAGCAGATATGACACGAAAAACATCAAGAAAACAGAAAGATATTCAAAATAACGAGACATCAACAATAaccaagaagaagaaaaaaagagcaAAGCAAGCAGTTCCATCAGG AGGCACTGCAGATGGTACAGAAAATGACGCATATGAAGACCAAAGTCTTGCTGACTCTGCAACAGTTAATACAGCTGATGACGAAATGTCACAAGCtaagaacgat atGGCCAATTTGGCCAAAAAGAAAATGCgaaagaaaaagagacaacaaaaaa TGTCAACAGCTGATAGAATCATTCATGCATTGGAAAAGAAGCATTACGACGATG GCTTACTGTTGTGCATTATCATTCACAAAGCTGACCAACTGAGACCAGATTCACGTGTGCACCATCCTGTTATTAGAGTTCACGTTGTCAATATGGAAACTGGTCAATACATCAAGAAAACAAGCAG cACACGTAACGTGACATCGATATTTGAAAGCAAAAATGAAAAGGTTGATTACGTTTTACCAATGATGACAAAACCGTTTGACTTCATGAAAAACAG GTCATTTACACCTTATTGGGAAGAAACTCTCATTTACAATGATGTGTATTCGTACTTCCTGCAACGAGAAGAGCACGATCCACCTGTGATAGTATTCTTTGAG CTTTTGGATTTTATGCAAATGAATTTAAAACGCAAAGAATTTGTAAAGACTGATAAAGGATGGTATCGAATTGCATGGGCTTTTTTAAAG CTCGTTAGCCCAACAGGCAGTACAAATACTGATAAAAAATGCAGGCTACAGTTTTACCAACCTATTACAAGAGtaagagttcaaaaagaagacAATGCAGCTATTGAG ATATTTCAATGGTGGAAATATGGAACACGTGTGAAATACTCCTCCACGCTTTATGTGACGGTGAAAGGTGTTCTACCACCACAAGATATGAATCCTGCAACCAGATCAATGTTTCCCTTGCAAGAG gaacGTGGTGATATGACATTTGAAGAGTTAAACAAATCTTTGGAGGCACCGGTCAGCag TGATCACGAAAGCAGTAATCAGATGTGGACGAAATTACCAGGCCAAGTTAATCGTATTCCAAACAAAATGGAAGCTGCTCTGCCAACTGCCAAAAAGGGTTGTTCGACTGTTCGATTTTCAAATGATGGAAG GTATCTTGCCTGTGCTTGTTCAACAAATGATGCCTTTCCCATTCTGATCTACGAG tttcctGATGGAAAATTACTGTGTTCATTTACCAGTCATTTTGGTCTTGTGTACGATTTGTGTTGGTCAATGAATGGTAAAGAACTGTTATCAGCATCTGCAGATAGTACTGTCAG ATGCTGGGATACTAAAAGGTTTTCGACTGCAGCTATCAAAGTTTTTCCTCATCCCTCTTATGTTTACACGTGTAAATATCATTTAAAACACCAAGCACTTGTTTTGACGGGTAGCTATGACCGCACCATACGAATCTGGAACAAAATATCTGACAGTGTCCATGGAATA TTGTTGAGAGAGTTATCTGGCCATAGAGGTTACGTTAATACGATGGCGTTGTCACCGGACG GAACACGATTTTTCTCCGGAGATAGTGCTGGCCTGGTAATAGAATGGAGCTGCTTCACAGAGAAAAAGAAACGAAGTGAAA TTAGTGAAGTTGTGAATAGATGGAAAAATGTGAAGAATATCGAACTGGAAGAACTAaag GGTACGGCTATTAGTACACTTCTTGTCCATCCTGGACAAATGAAGTTGTTAATACATAGTAAAGATTCGTTGATCAGGATGTTTGATTTAAGAAG TTATGGAGTATTGAAGACGTATGTTGGTGGTGTGAACTTCAAAGAACATATCCACGCATGTTTTTCAGTTTGTGGTACCTTTATATTTTGCGGAACGGAAAATGGTTTTGTACATGTATGGAACACTGAGACAG GTGACCATGTATTTACATACAAAGATTTAAACATCATCAAAGCTGTGGCAGATATTCATTTTCATCCGCATGATAATTTCATTGCATTCTGTTGCTATGGTAATGGAGAACCGGTGGTTATTTACTCATATGATCCAAAAG TTCATCTGGATTTAAAATCTCCTACTATAAAATCCACAGATGCCAAATCGTTTGACACACAGAAAAGTCTTGAAGAAACAACAGAACTTTACAATAGTATGAGAATGTCATCCACAATTACAAACGATGCGAAGAGAATGGAAAGAGTTCAGAAGAAACTACAATCTGTAACA acaAGATCGATGGATGATTTAACGACGACAGCGACGAAAAACCGTGTCACCTTTCGTGATTTGTCGCCGTTATCGCATGAAGCATCGCCTCGTGTTGATCCCAAACAAACCATGTTGTCCACATGGGGTTCTGATTTCACCTACACTGCGCCGTTATCGCCTGCT TTGATACCAAACTCTCCTCACTCGCAGCAACATTTAGGTGCGTCTGGAAGATTTTTTGGAAGGTCCTCAAGTATTCCAA gttCTCCTCTTCCAACGTATGATCATAGTCAAAGTATTAATATGCGTCTGCAGGATGAAACTCTG ACTTATTCACAATTGCGAAGCTCGACCAAACCTGTATTTACTTTCAACCAACCTCAAAAAATTAAATCGTCTCCATCACTGGAAAAGAAAAAG GTCGTTTCTTTATACGAGTACAAACCAAACCGGGCGGACGAGCTTGCTCTTCAACCGAATGATTTGATCACTGTGTTATACGAAGATAACGAGAATTGGTGGATGGGGCAGTTACAAGATGGAAGACAAGGTTACTTCCCTGTCAATTATGTCATGGAAGCAG ATGAATCGTATAGCAAGAAATCATCTCTACCTACAAAGAAGAAAAATGTCACTCAT tcTGCAGCCGTAGACAAACATGGTGATTTCAAAATAATATCCGGTACGGAGAGTGACACGGCAGTTGATGTGAAAAG agCTCGAAAGAAGCGCCATCAAAGACGCGAAGCAAATAAGAAGGAAGAAGACGGAAACGAGAGTGTTTGTTAG